The DNA window TTAGTTTGTCTTTGTGtttgaatttgtatttattatttgtaactTTTATTCTTCTAATTCTATTCAAGGGGACACAAGTCAGATGAATATATTACACTATAAtagtaaactgaatgaaatCAAGACAAATCTAAATACATGCTATCATTTGGTGTTTTCAACTTGTTATCACGGACTGTGTGTTTCTGTGACAGTCAAGCAGTCAGTTTCACCAAGGTAACAACCgtcatttttcaattttgttactTTGGTAACTCTTCTGGATTACAGTATTAACCATTGCTAAGTAAGCTAAACTACATTCATAGATCCTACCATAGAGTAGGATACtttcaaccaaccaacataCAGAGAAGTAAGTGCacaaatgtaacatgtttaGGTGAAGATTACCCTTACAACTGTCAAATTGGTTAGCTACAGATATTTATATAATTGCCAAGGTTACATCATTGGACTTGAACAACAGTGAGTATTTTCATTAATATGAACGATCTGTCATTTCATAGCCAATTCGGAAACCACTTGATATCCACTGagttatgaaattgaaattgattcATGGCTAAATTCTTGATCAATATAAGTTATTCTTTACATCAATATGTGAAAgtgtacagaaaaaaatagtgaaagTGTATTCAACATTGCTAGATCCTGGTTCCAGTTATTTTCCCAGATCTGCTATTAGTAACTAATAATTTAAATTGTATACATGCTAGTAAATAGCACCCTCAAGTGGCACAGCCTGTTAGTTTGATAACACTCAAGACACTGTCAAGCTCCTAGACTCTTGGGGTATTCTTTGTACTATAAAAACAACTCGTCACCTTTCGGTTTTATTTGGCAAATTCTGATGCACAGATTTGAGGTCTTAAGATGAGACTTGTTAATACAGGGCTAGGCTAGAATATGACCAGTAGTAGTGAGTTCTTTTCAGTACTTAATCTAAGTCACAGAATTAACCTTTCTTCAAAGgtctttttgtaaattttgaatttcaagtgTGATAACTGATGTATTTAgattcaaaaatcaatttggaagattttttttcatttttttcagtggAAACTCTCCAGCTGGCTGTATCTTCACATGTGATCCGTACATTGAGGATATACAAGACAGAGGAATGGAAGCTGTCAAATCAGGATGCTCAGTCATCACGTTTATCACTGATACTGTGTGGACAGGAGTAAAAGATTTATTACTACTAGAATGATAAAGACTGATAGAACCATGAACATTCTATATATATCTAGTGTTTATGAGAACCGCATGACTGTGGAACACCATGAAGATCTTCAGTTTCACAAACTACAtatcaaagatatacaacaaaTTTATGTTGAAGCATTCAACATTTGGCATACTCTATACTCTTCTGAGATTTTAAGGCAAAGAAATTTTGATTGCAATACAAACTTTTGTGGTACAAGcaattataccatgtacaagccaagttgaacaatatggaatatatactctggtcattctatgtcactggttcttcTGTGCTCGAAATatgtaaaattgtcattatttttcccTGACATTTCTGCGATATTACTGACACTGGTATAGTtttgttattctccaatatttttctttcagctggaaaatacttgtgacccaagggttgtcactactagaTGTTAGATGAGTAGTGATAAAGGCCCCTTAgttcactcatattttccttggatgaacTAAGAAAAATTTTgtggaataacatctaattgtcttGCTTTGATCTGTGCTCTATCAGAGTGGTGTATGGTGCATAAATTAATCTATTAAAGAAgagaaatacacacaaaaatgatgttttagttatttttttattacatcaCTTCATCTCAAACTTGACATGACTTATCAGtgcttctactactactaccaccaccactagtagtactgctactgcatgtaaagatacattACAGTCCTTTTCTAGCACTTGTTTGTATAAGGAGTGGCAAACAGTGGCAAGTGTTTGAACATTTCTTTGATGACGTGGACAAAAGCTACAGCTTATTATAATACTTTTCAGTGTATTGTCTATGCATCAAGAGAAATGACTTTTGTAGATTTACCAGTTGTAGATTTGTTTGGGTCGTCAAATAACTGTCCAGATACCTCAGTGCCCTCATTGCTAAGCTGTTTTGGTAAACCCGAATGACCTGATAAGTTCTGTAATTGTTGTAATGAttactattattacatatgtaccagtgataaTTTGCACTGATGGACATGGAATACCCCAAACATTATTATTGcatacttgtatgcaaatgagtgtgcAATCATTCCTTCCAAAATCACATGATTGCATACTAATTACTGTTGCTGAATTTTGATGTTTgggataaacatgtaataataatagcaCCCCATGACACAAGTACTTGCAGTTTTTTTTGCTGCGCTTCATCTCATAAGAATAGAGACCAtcgcaagcactcatgcaagtACACCGTACCGTGTTTGAATTTgagcatcatggggttctgttacaGTATGGCAGGGCATGTTTCCCAAATTAATTCTTACAATAGGTGAAATACTGAAAACTGTGAACAAGAAGTCATAATTTGATACACACAGGGCAGGAAAAGATCACAGTAAAATAGTCATAAATCTAAAAGATATCATTATggatatgaaatatatgataggttattgtaaaaacaattttttttaaatgaataaaaatgtgatataattgaataaatatgatACATGCTGAATATGTAGAaggtaaataataaaataattgacTATTAGGATAATATAAAAAACATGTTACTATTGTAAAAATCTTTATTGAAAtcattcatgtatatatattaaaaccAGAAAAAACTTCAAAAGAATCAAAGTTGACAGAAATACCAATACTTTCCTTCTTACACTATAAGTATTTAGATATAATAATACCACTTcagcaacaacaaacaaaagagCACAATAATAGGAAAAAATGTTATtggtcaatttaaaaaaaaatgaaactggCAAAATTACTCTTGTAGAATTTATAAGCACAGTTCATATTCAATATGACAGCATGTAGATAAAATCATGAATTTGATAGCTGTCAATTTACAATATATCATTGTTAGTGTAGTTAATTTGCACATTTAGtgggtatatatgtaaatacactattttgtatgtttcaaaaatacttcaaaaatatattttaatgttataTATTACTTTGAAAAACTTCCTTAATTAAACACAATTGGAGTGGATCACTTTAAAAAGATAGTGTATGTGTTTTCCCTATGTCCCAGAAACAGTTCATCATCTGCAGTTAAAGTATTTGACTCCTGTCTTCATCTGCACAGTTCAAGTTCAAGTATTTGACCCCATGTTTCTAGATCCATAggacacatacatttttgtggCAAGTCTTCGAATGACTTGATATTGCTGAAGACACCATTAAACCAATGGCGTTGAATAACATTATAACCATAGTTTCGGATGAAAGTTTCCTGTTTAGAAAACAGACAGAAAGTCATGGCATGATTATAAGGTATGATCACATCAAAAggttgttaaaatacaaataaagtgACTAGTGAATAAATCTTCTTCCTGACTGATATCAGTTAACCAACTCTCACAAAGAATACCCCaatcatattttattaattttgatgAACAAAGTTAAACTTTTATGCCCAATGGTACTGTACTTTACTTACAGTATTACTCATTTTGTTCCCTGGTCACAAGACGATTTGAAAGTATGCTCATAATATCATatgatcaaaataaaattttgagaATAGTAGattcatatcatttcatattcaaCTGTATTATGACATGTCACAACAGCTTCTGACACATCACAACAATGCTGATGTTTATAATGTACAGAAGAAACCTTACCCTGCAACCAGAACTAtacataattaaataaaatatcacttACCCTCCAAGTAAAACCCTGTGCTCGATCATCTTCTACATATGTGTTATCTTCGAGGTGATTTAAACATAAATACTTCCACAACCAATCAGTGTGTTCAATCGTATCATTCCAGTTTTTTGAAGTTTGTGACAACTGACATATTGTCGAAATGTCCATCTTTGTAACAATGTTGAAGCACATTTCGACTGGAAGGATTTGTATTATGTCAGTGTTGGTTTCTGTGGTCGGGACCTCTTCATTACCGTTGTAGTCATTTTTTCTCTCGATAGATTGGGTCTCCATATTTGCGATTGCTGTGTTTGTAAGCCGTCGTGAACTACACCATCAATGTTCGATTTGTGACGAAACACTCTCTTCAGGATCTCTATGTCACATTAATCATAGATATTTATGGGAAATTTACGACTGTAAAAGAAACAAATTAAATAGAAAGCTAGTTAGtgacatatatacaatacaacaaatTAAATCTCAAAACATACACCCATCAAAAAACATTTGTTTACTTCCGGGGACGCCATTTTTAAatccctggctgaaaactgtcgtgtttatttttttatcaatcaCAAACGATACCCTTATACATGAGAAACGTTGCGGACAATTTCATGAGATAAATCAACTTAAATCATACCTGACAATGTGATCTCCTCAGATCTCTGAGGATTTACGATCTTCCTTGAGTGAAAACTTTAGGATCCGCAAAGGCGTCGCCAAACAGACGCGTAATACGCGCAATGTATTCTGGGAAATTTGGCAGACGAATTTGACTTGTTGCTGGCGTGGCGATTGTGGTTTCCCCATCTATCTATCTTCCTTCTACACCGACATGTCCATATTTGTGATCCAAACAGGAggtatttgtttttctttgtagGGAGTGTGCCATTTTATTGTTCCGCAATGGTAATACAAAAAGTATAACAGATGTTCCTTACTGCCTGATGAGTCTTTTACCGACACtattaataaactatttaattaTGCTAATATTATATAAGATGGTTTTGGTCACATATGCCCCTCGTTGACTCGATATCAGCTAGATATCACAGTTCTCAACACATTATCGCCACAGAAATATCAAAGCGGAAAATAAGAAGATATGTAAAACAGATATTGCTGTATTATCTATTAATGTGTAAACAATTCTATATTTTCcatatatatgatattgtatTGACAAGTTTTATTTAGTGAATGAGAGATAAAGgcaaataatgaatgaataaatagatGAGTTGATGATAAATCAAGCATTtaaatggaatgaaaataaatattttcataggTAGAACTCCAATGCAGACAAATTATAAAGCCCCTATGAttgttaaaaaatatttttaaaaaaataagttgTTCATCTATGGTGTAAAGAACTtaatcttgttttttttttaaaaaaggacatacatttgtacatacatatggaGTCACTCAGTCATCAATTCTTGTAAatattcaacacatacatcacGATGGTTAATTAGTTTTACAGCAATTACTTTTTCCAGTATACCATTAATTAAGAGATTAATCTTTCTTGCactttttatatatacatttgtacatataaccATAGCCCCAACACGAAAGTGTGGGTCTATGAAATAACATGTAAAGTTGCAAATTATGTATGGTAATATTTCAACACTGCTCACTTGTCACCATGTAGTAACATCAGAAACTCATTCATTAGGGTCCAATTTTTTTAACTTTGTTTTCTAATggtaaaaataaaggaaatagtttttcaaattgttacttGGTctttaattgtacatgtatgttttaaaatTTAACGTTACCAACATTACATCAGTTTGAATTTGTATAAGACCCATACCAAGCTTTATAATGTACTAGTTATCCAATTAATCAATGTGTGTCAGATTAAAGATCATATcataaattaatgtatatattaagaATTAGATGAAATGTAATTAGTATGATGTACACTGCAATTGttacattaattattaaatAGTTAGATCTGCAAACTATCATGTTAGGAAGATTTCATTGACTGTGAATAATGTTCCACTGCACTTGTTAATTCATCTTTATATTAAATAGTGAAAcccatttgtttttaaacacaCCTGACTGTCATGTGACTCTCACCTGGCCAGTTCTATCATATATCTATCAATTTCAGGTACTATTGATAAAGACTACCCAAAACGACATGGTGGGTATGCATTTGAGATTGGTGATTCTGCTGCCAAGTCCATTTTACAAAGACATAGTGTTACACTGCCTGTAGAGTATGGTACAGCATTTCGTAAAGATAGCCAGGATATATCAAAGTGTGACAGGTAGGTATATCTCCATTCTATTGTCAATACAGCAAATTTGAGGGAAGTAAAACCCAATCTGTGTAGATAAATGATGACTTCCACCATTCAGTGTCATCTGAAAGGAAGGTGTGGATTGGGTTGCAAAATAGAAATATCCACACAGAAAATTTTGTTCAGAAAAATTCTTAACCATGATTAAAATAGCctaaatttaatatttctgtGACAGCAAACTAGAGTACATTGTGGTGAATCTACCACAGACACAAATCAGCTGAAAATATTAAACTGATAAAGGTTTATTTTTAGACATCACATGAAAAGTTGGGATAAAAGCATGCTTCACAAAGGGACAACAAAGGGAATGGACCATTTGATTAAACACAACGAATTATCACTTGAATACAAAGtaacatattttacaaacacatttttttactgATATTTCAATAGTAAACAATACACTGAGGTTGACCTCAGGATATGTTTCACCTATGAAAGGAGATACTGGTTGAATGATTACCATATGATGATTGCGATGGGGCCAGTCTCGTATTGAGCTATGAATTTGTAAATATGCAATTTCTTTTGGCAATTTGCTCTAATGAACTACTTGTCTGTGTCTgatgtaaatgaatgaaaagtatGATACAACTGGTAACACTgtagtaaagcactttctctatgtgctaccggtacattcatttatagcattcatatcaagtgtaaaagtacattgtttcaattggtttatttataagcctagcatgtggcctttgtaatgtggtcaattagcaaataaaacagtatacttttacacttggtattgatgctataaacgattgtggtacatacagaaaatgctttactttggtgttatgggttgtacacatacattatttAGTCTATACTTTTGGTTATTAAATATCAATCAAGTACATTGTTAtcaaaaaatcaacaaagaacagttttatagacTGTAATTGACATGTAGCAGACCAAAACTTCCTTGTTGTCAGTAGGTTAAAATTGATGATATACATGGCATTTCAAAATTCAGTGACAAAGTGAGCATCATGGTTAATGCTATTTATACACAGTTTGCTGATAAGTtggttgacatttttaaacaaaGCTAAAATAGGCACTTATATTGTTGATTCATTGCAGAGAACTACTGGGAAGAACATGTACACTGGCATCACAAGAGAAAATACTGATCACACATGGGACAGACACAATTATTGAAACTGCAGAATTCTTGGCAATGAAAAAACTACAGAAGACTATTATGTTGACTGGCTCATTCCTGCCTGAAACTTTTAAGAACTCAGATGCTGAATTCAACGTTGGTGCAGCCCTTGGTGCCTTACAGTGCATTACAGCTCACAATGTCTTTATTGCTATGAATGGAAAAATCTTCCCTTGGAGTCTTGTGACAAGAGATGAAAAAAGTGGACAATTCATAAGTAAACCTTGAGAAGAACATTTGTCACCATtctgaaaaaatatacaatcCGTCGAATCGACTACTTATTCCCAAGACTGGACAAGTAGTGTAATTTTAAGCATGCTGCTGAAGTTTGAAGTGTTTCTTGAGggaaaaatgataaatttgagcaaaaaaattaaacacacacacacacacaggcgaTATCACATGACCATCCATAGAATGATACActcacatacactcacacaaaATGATATGACCATCCA is part of the Glandiceps talaboti chromosome 2, keGlaTala1.1, whole genome shotgun sequence genome and encodes:
- the LOC144453793 gene encoding F-box only protein 48-like, which gives rise to METQSIERKNDYNGNEEVPTTETNTDIIQILPVEMCFNIVTKMDISTICQLSQTSKNWNDTIEHTDWLWKYLCLNHLEDNTYVEDDRAQGFTWRETFIRNYGYNVIQRHWFNGVFSNIKSFEDLPQKCMCPMDLETWGQILELELCR
- the LOC144446488 gene encoding glutaminase-asparaginase-like; translated protein: MSIFVIQTGGTIDKDYPKRHGGYAFEIGDSAAKSILQRHSVTLPVEYGTAFRKDSQDISKCDRELLGRTCTLASQEKILITHGTDTIIETAEFLAMKKLQKTIMLTGSFLPETFKNSDAEFNVGAALGALQCITAHNVFIAMNGKIFPWSLVTRDEKSGQFISKP